acgtcgttctcTCAGACGTCCGATGTGTCTACGTGGATTTACGATTGCCACATCACTTTTCAGATTGGGGTTTTAAGttgtcatgggaaaaatcagaagaaaaggaaaggtgatgtattataGAACAGATTTTAAAGGTGCtgtgcaattccagaatttggtgaaagtttgtgtatttaggggcaattaaccttaaaaaaaatattataatattttttcattttttttattattcataatttttaaataaaaattttacagcGAAAAACAAACGTACTCTAAAAATAACAACAGAGAATAAATAGAAAAAGCGAACTCTGCAAACCCTTCAAATTATAACCGTAGTTTTTCCGATATCAATCAATCAAAGgggggagaaagagagagaagatggCGTCGTCGTCGAGCAGCGGGCTTACCTTCAAGCTCCACCCTCTCGTCATTGTCAACATCTCCGATCACTTCACTCGAGTGAAGTCCCAGTCTCATCCGCGTCGTGTAGTCGGTTGCGTCATCGGCGTCCAGCGCGGCCGCACCGTTGAGATCTTCAACAGTTTTGAGCTTCTCTACGACGACTCCACCCACTCGCTCGACCGCGCATTTCTCGAGAAAAAGCAAGAGCTATGTGCGTATCCCTTTTTAGTGTTCCAGCCTTCATGTTTCGGGCAGTGGTTACTGATTAGGTTTTCTTTTGGGGGAAACAAGGATTGTAATTTACTGATATCTGATATGCTGAGCAGATAAGAAGGTTTTTCCGCAATTCTATATTCTTGGATGGTATTCGACGGGGAGTGATGCTCAAGAATCTGATATGATTATCCACAAATCTGTAAGCTCTTAAAATTTTCTCCGCTTGTGTTAATGGAGCAATTTTCTGAGTGATATTGTGAACTATGTTTTCAGGTCATTAACTCTTGTATTTTCTAACCCTAGTATGtgaaatatattaaaatgacaTGGGATCAGAATGTTTATCTTCTGAAGTGATGCATGTTTTTTAATGCTTTTCCATAGCTTGTATACTCACAATTGACGTGAAACATCCTATTGATTTTATACTTCATTGGTCTACGTATCTGCTGTGTGTATCTTCAGAGTGTTACAAACTAATCTGTTTGAGGCACGGGCTAGTCAAAGTGATAACTAATAAAAGAAGTACTGGAAACCAGCATTCTGGACATAGATGCAAAGTTGTATTAAAACAAATATGACTTAATTGTCTAAGCTGACATACCTTacagtttatatatttattgacTTATTTTAGTAGAGTAAACTTCCGTATTTCACCTGACTAGTGAGAATCATTTGTTCCCCACAGTTAATGAATATCAATGAGAGTCCAGTTTATGTTCTTCTCAATCCTTCAATCAATCCTGCACAGAAGGATCTGCCTGTTACTATCTATGAAAGTGGTACGTACTTACCATCTGCTATCACCAATTTCCCAGAAAGCCTGCTGTGGAATTGATTGGGGTTGTTGTTATcacttatatataaatattcagtGCTTGGTGATGAAGAACAATTGTATCTTGTTATGTGTTTGTCAACTTTCGTTTTCTGAGGATTAGCCTGCAGGTGTAGATTTACAGCGTCAGATAAAATACCTTAACCACATTGTTCTTGTATAAATGTCTTTATGCAGAAGTCTCTAGTGTTACAGGCTTGCAGCTTTCTTATTTACTCTAAAAGAAGCAAGCAccgtttatttattatttttatattttcatattgCCAGATAAAGAGGAACCTAGAACATATTGAGTGATATAGAGTCAAAATGTGTATTTTGTAACGGCTAGCCATATGACCAATATCAAATTCTTTTGGTATGTGATCTTGTATGCACTTTGTGAATACCATACAAATCTAGCCCTATCAGAGTGTTAAAGTGAGTGAATTTGCCTGCATACATGTGGATGATATATTCTGGCCTGATTTTGAGATAATTTCTATCCTTAGCTGTTTGTGTTTCAGTAATCAAAGTTTGGGATGGTGCCTCTTTTAGGCAACTAGAAGATTGCTACTGTGTATGAAAGTAAATTTGCTGCAATAGAATAGTCTCCTTGAATGTACATCAAGAACTATATGTGAAGTCTTTGAAATGTAGTTTTACTCCTTTTTTTTAGGTAAGTAGTTTTACTCCTTACGTATGAGCTTAATTTCTGTTTTTTCCTGTTTTTGTTGATGATCATTACCATTCAAGAGCTGCACGTTATTGATGGCAACCCCCAGCTTATTTTTGTTCAATCAAGCTACACCATTGAGGTTTGTtttgtttattaaaatttaatattgagAAAATTTTAGCTGTTTGCTCTAACTTCTTTTTTCTCATTTACTAGACAGTTGAAGCTGAAAGGATATCAGTTGATCATGTTGCCCACCTTAAACCATCTGACGGGGGTTCTGCTGCAACTCAGTGTGAGCTTTTTACGTTCACTGCACGAATTGAATCCTCTTTTTTATACCTTCATTTTTCTTCTTAATGATGTATTGGACTTCAATTAACatcctcttttttttctttatatatatatataaaaactttaaattttGGCAGTGGCTGCTCATCTTACTGGTATACACAGTGCCATCAAAATGCTAAATAGTAGAATCAGAGTGCTTCATCACTATCTTCTTGCCATGCAAAAGGGTAAGTCtgtttattttctaaaattttaatttcctTAATGGAGATCTCATAGCATAATGCTCTCTCATCATTGGTTGAGTGAAACATTTAGGTTTACTTGTTCGAAAGATGTCTCCTGCATGATTGTTGATCTGAAAATGAGATGTTTGTTTGGACTTCAGAATGAATCCAATCTTCTTAAGTATAtttcatgtttatgttttatttactATTGCTTGCAGGTGATATTCCCTGTGAGAATTCATTGTTGAGGCAAGTTTCCAGTCTCTTGAGAAGATTGCCAGCTATTGAATCTGAAAAATTTCAAGATGATTTCTTGATGGTGAGTGCATCATGTAGTATTTggttatgttttgattttttttttggtaccaTTCACTTTAAACGTCAAATAATGTAGgtctttttttggttttttgaatttaatatgCTATTCAAAGCTGCATATTTGTCCTCTTAATGATTTGCATGATGTTGATCTCATACAATTTCAAACCATCATGTTGAGGAAGTAGTGGCGGAGGCGGATTTGAAACCTGTTGAactcacttttatttttattttttatttttgaaaaaagaaCTCACCTTTATAAATGAGGCCTAAGACCACCATCTTCAATGGGAGCTTTAAAATAGTACTCAACGCTTTTTTGAAGCTTCcaatctttcttcttctttttcttcttcttttggaTTATTCTTTTTTTGCTGTATAATGGGGCAGGCGGCTGGAGATGAAACTGAAACTCTGTGCTATATTAGTGTTAAAGCTGCTGTATAATAGCGCTGGAGATTCCCTAAGTTCCAACTCTGTTTGATTTATATTGATATTGATGTTGATACTGATATAGATAAATTTGTGTACTTATACATTTTCTTTCTGCCCAA
The genomic region above belongs to Salvia miltiorrhiza cultivar Shanhuang (shh) chromosome 5, IMPLAD_Smil_shh, whole genome shotgun sequence and contains:
- the LOC130986080 gene encoding COP9 signalosome complex subunit 6a, whose translation is MASSSSSGLTFKLHPLVIVNISDHFTRVKSQSHPRRVVGCVIGVQRGRTVEIFNSFELLYDDSTHSLDRAFLEKKQELYKKVFPQFYILGWYSTGSDAQESDMIIHKSLMNINESPVYVLLNPSINPAQKDLPVTIYESELHVIDGNPQLIFVQSSYTIETVEAERISVDHVAHLKPSDGGSAATQLAAHLTGIHSAIKMLNSRIRVLHHYLLAMQKGDIPCENSLLRQVSSLLRRLPAIESEKFQDDFLMEYNDTLLITYLAMFTNCSSTTNELVDKFNTAYERHTRRGGRTAFL